TTAGCCTGATGAATGGCTTTTTATTAGAGCTGTGAATCTTCACCTGCCTCACGATttgattacgattcagagggtcACGATTCATTGCATCTTGTCCgccatttttgttattaaaaatatacaaacaattGAACCTCTTTCtcttacaatttattttatttagcagcTTTTGAATCAAAACAATGTCAAATTACATGACAACTTgtagggtttttcctggctcaaaatgagtcggaggtggtgccatcctgattttgtacacacacacacacacacgaaggcGTAACGTACCTTTAAATGGCTTAACTAAAGTGATTTTGACATTAAcaattctaataaaattagacgAAAAtgattaagttatataaaacattacttttattcaaccaaacagaaatgtttttttaatcaaataaagctttttatcattttcaactaacttttcagcccacaatagacAACTGAAttgtcttactaaatgagcaaagctcattcacatcttgcattctctgtggttcactttaaatgatctcttacattcgctagtgactgaacagttcaatagtttaaatgaatcggttcaaatgagtcattcgtgtgcgagtcgttctgaacgcaatgtgcgttcatactggcgaactcactgtgtacagtatacgctgattcaacgatccgaCTGCACAGTTAAAgatattacaatgatgtacgtcatgttaatttaagaaattaaacgtactttcatgcaaaacaaacagccatgaaacacagctagctcttgttctgcgaCTCTTTTTAGTGCCTCAGTGTGCAGATAACTAAACCTCAACGCCTcaactgtggcgtaatgccgcaactgcagttacaaatgacagtctgttaaatgcacgcagcatttcttggataattttggcgagagtctgaggcggcatgacatttgacggaggcggccgccgcctccaatttctctatgcagtaCAAATCTGACTTGTCTGTAAcagtatgtaaacacaaaacccCTTTATATTGCAAAGTAAATATATtatcaaaaggtttcaacctAATGAACATAAAATTCTGTAGCAGCAGTGTGATCTTTGTCCTTTCGGAAGTAAATCTGTCTCTATTGCTTGCTTTATTGTTGGCTGCACAGCTCTGTTTTGCTGGGTTGCTAATGGTAACTTTAGCTCTGAGTGAAAATGAGAGATGTGATTCCTCATATCTGTTGTTGTGTTTCCAACGTATTTAATCCTGGTTAGACATTTCTTAAATGTCTAAAGTATGCACACTGCATACCTTTTATCAAGTAACCCTTTCTCGTCTTCGTAAAATCCGAAATGTGTCCAGCTTTTAATACGGTTGGTGCATTTTTTTAGCACCAGTCGCTGCTCACCCTCCGCCATGTCTCCTACTGTGTATATACGCACATCTGACGTATGTGCCGTTTACTTCTGACGGTCAAAGgccattttattaatatttaaaaagtactttatatttaacaaacaacaatgtgttgttatattttatttacatttttaagaatcGATGATTTCATTATATGCATCGATGCAGAATCGTATTACGTCTGCATCGCGATGCATCGTGAAAACGATTATTTTCCACAGTTCTGCTTTTTATGGCATTCCTATGGAGACGACTCCTTTATTTCTGCCACATGCCGAAGTTAAATGGCCGGAAAAATGAGTGCTTTGTCTTAGCTAATTAGTTGCCTTtcagatattttgtagaaagtatgttattaaagggatacttcacccaaaaatgaaaattctgtcttcatttactcaccttcgagttgttccaaatctgtatacatttctttgttctgatgaacgtagagaaagatatttggaagaatgcttgtaaccaaacagatcttgccccccattgactaccacagtaggaaaaaatacaatggtagtcaaaagtgccccagaactgtttgctgtcctacattcttcaaaatgtcttttgtgttcaacagaacaaaaaaatgataaagtaatttttcctactatggtagtcaatggggggtagCTCTGTTTGGTTATAGGCTAattattcttccaaatatctttccctgtgttcatcagaacaaatacatgtatacagatttggaacaactcgaaggtgagtaaatgatgacagaatttttatttttgggtgaactatccctttaagaaacgcGTGAGACGTCTCAGGCCTTGTAGTAAAAAACAattgtgtttattaaaaaaagtggTATAGTGTTATAATATGGGTAGGAACCGctcatgtgtcctatggtgtgacataggaACTAACAattaagataaatctctcttatggtattttatattataaatatgaataatttaacataatatattattaacagtttgttttctacatttttgctttcACACGATAGGACACATGGTACGGTTTATTTCTCAACTACCcatgtgcatttgaaaactCGGGTTAAAagtaaatgaaaagtctgttatcatttactcagcctttttgtaatttcaaacctgtatgacttaatttattctacagaacacaaaagaagatatttttaaaaagttggtaATCGAACAGCGTCGGAACCCACtcgcttctattgtatgaacacaaaaccaatgcaagtgaatgggtgccagttaacaacttCCTTCAGattatcatcttttgtgttctgcggaaggaagaaagccatacaggtttgaaatgagaagagggtgattaaatgatgacagaattgtattaCTTTAACTACATCCTACAATTATTCCTCTTGTTTTTGCTACAGGTCTTTCCTAGGCTTCTTCAGCACTGCAGCGGAGCAGCGTAGTGCTGGAGATGATTGTCATGGCGATGATGATCACAGTCATTCTATGACACGTGTCAGGACGTTGGAGACGAGAGCTAAAAAACTGGAGCAGCAGGTTGATGACCTCACTGTAAGTTTCTTTATAGTCCAAAATATATACTATATTCAGACATTCTGCAAGTTCTGTTTGTAAGCACAAAAATTATTTCTTCAAGGTTTTATTTATGTGAAATTATATAATATAGTGAATTTTTGTACAAACATCAATAGTAAGggataataataaaattaatatattaatttattataaaaactattatAACAATTGTGCTTTTAGTAATTGTTAATCGAATCTTTTGCTTTTTACAGGAGAGATACAAACGAGCCCTGGCGGACTCAGACAACGTTaggagaagaacacagaaatTTGTTGAGGACGCTAAATTATTTGGTAACTTATTTAGATTTCTTACCCTTTGTGGCTTCAAATTAACTTgtcttttattactttttattcaGTATAACTGAACAAAAAACATGCTGTTTTCCTCCTGCAGGGATTCAGAGTTTCTGTCGTGACATTGTGGAGGTGGCAGACTTGTTGGAGAAGTCTTCAGTAGTAGAAGAGAGGGATGGAGCACAGCAGCTGTCACAATATCTGGCACACATACAGGGACGGCTGCAGGAAGTGTTCACCAAGCATGGACTGGAGAAGATGAGCCCCATTGGAGGCCAGTACGACCCATATCAGCATGAGATAGTCTGTCACAGACCTGCCGAGGGTGCGGAGCCTGGCACTGTAGCCGTGGTGAAACAAGACGGTTACATGCTGCATGGACGTACCATTCGCCATGCCCTTGTGGGTATTGCTGTGAAGACGCAAGAGCAGTGACAGGGCCTTGGTTTAGTCCTCTCCTGTTTAACAACTCTTTTATAGTGTTAGTATGTATGAAACCAGTGTTCTTACATCTCTAGACAACTACACATTTGATTTACGTTCTGATGTAATGGTTATTTATGTGTATTTATGAAATTTgtttggtttttctttttttctaactCTATTCCAATAGATAGaccacttttatttttttttaaatccctaTTTACAGATGTCTACAATGTGCATTTAGTGTTTGGAGGGATTCATAATTGTCTTGATGTAAAAAGAcatcagtgttgtgttgtgtaacaCGAATTTGAATGTTGAAAGGATGTGAAAATGCACTTTACACCCTTGTCATGGTGGCTTCTGTAAGTGACGAGCAGATTTGTTTTTTAAGGAAAAAAGCAATGAAAAGATTATATTGGCTGTTCTACCGTGTGTCAAGTAAATGTCTTAGcattacccaaaaataaacggAGAGATGCACATATGATATATATGTATCCAAAGtgaaaaatgtaacattatttgagagataaaaaataaataaacattacaaatatttatatttatttatttggtttgAAATAGGTTGCCCTGATAGATTTTTGTTgtattgaattatttttgtattatttgaaaTGAGAAAACGCGAGTCGTCTAAAACTAACTTTTTTACAAATGTGTGCTTGTAAATGTTGAAAACGATtagttttgcatgtgaggactgaataaaatattgtttactcGTTCTGTGCAGTAGGGGTCAGTGTTTCCTAAAGTAACGCGCAAAGTGCTGCCAAAATACGGAAGTACGTAAAATAAGCGGAAGTTTGTTGAGGATCGCCACACGTGTGTTTTGTGGAGAAACGCAAAAAATCTTTTAGGTATTTTGCCACGTTTGTTTAATACAAGTTTCAGATAAATATGACCAAggtaaagaaagagaaaaactgCGTTGAAGAGGATACCGCAGGAACAGAGAAATCATATGAAGAAttaatagcaaatataaacccTATCGCAACCCCTCTTGCATCCCGAAAGCTGAGCAAGAAGCTCTACAAATGCGTCAAGAAAGGTAAACATCTGTTTCAAACATATTTAGCCGTAAACTATATCAGGTTTGATCTGGATAGTTAACGTTAACCTATTAAATAGGGTTGTTGGCAATTTTGTTTCAATAGTCGTGCACGTGGTGGCGATTATGTCTTTACAAtatgcatttacattacatgtagcgcaggtgtttttaatatttttcacaaCCGTCCCACAGCTTCGAAAGTCAAAAATATCCGACGAGGAGTGAAAGAGGTGCAGAAGTTTATCAACAAAGGAGAGACGGGGTGAGACGGTTTTAATCTTCATGTGTTCTAGTGATCACTACGTCATCAGTCCAGTCTCAATTGAATCTCTCATTAATAAAGTTTAAcgtaacattgtttttatgtcATTGTGTAGGATTGTGGTGTTTGCTGGAGACACTCTTCCCATTGATGTATATTGCCATTTACCAATCTTGTGTGAAGACAGAAATCTGCCCTATGCTTATGTTCCATCTAAAGTTGTAAGTTCgctgaatttatttatttataaggtTTGAGatcttaatgttttatttatgcttAATTGTTCGTGTGTTTTCTAATCTTTATAAAGGATTTGGGTTCCTCTGCTGGCTCCAAGCGACCCACATGTGTCATCATGATCAAACCCCATGATGATTATAAACAAGCTTATGATGAATGTCTGGAAGATGTCTCATCTCTACCCAAACCGATTTAAGGACtctagttttttattttcagtattaaaAGAATGATTGCGTAGATCACATCAGTGTGGGTGCTTCAGGTTTATGTAAATCATATCAGTGACCTCAACTCTGGATTGATCTCCTTTAAGATGTTTTCAATTTTAGGAAACTGAACAAATGCACAGATATGATTTATAGTTTTTATGATGTTCATTAAATTGAGGTTTAGCTGGAATGTGCCTTTCGTAGGGCATTGGATGGAACCATTGTTCAGTCTATTGTATTTTTCAATATGTGGCATTCTAGATCTCCGTTTCATCTGGATCAACAGTTCATCTGTTTTATTACAATAATTTTTTCCACATGTGCTTGTTTGAATGACATAGTTTTGATGGAATTGACCTAACAAAATGCTCAAAGGGatgtcaaaatattttcttttttgaataTGCTTCATTGTTTGTGGTTTATTCAATTCCAAATGATGATGAGATGACTGTcacatttcttttgttattgttttaatacaaaataaattcatacatgtaaacaaacttttacagATGTACAGTCTTAccttttacatttataaaacgaTAATATTTGCTCATAATTTAATTCCTTTGGTTCTGTAAAGGTGTGTTAGTTTTCATGAACTTTAAAGATGTGATGACATCACTATGAAACCACTCATTAGAATGTGATGCCATACATATGTGTTGTAGTGaatagtttaaaatatttaattggcCAAAATGAGTCTTATAATTttccatcatgtcattccaaacctgtttaactCTTTTCTTCTATAAATCACCAAaaaacactggcccccattaacttccattgtatggacacaaaatcacagacgattctcaaaatatcttgtatgtttcacagaaagtcatacacgtttTACACTTTCCTGCAATCTGATAACTAAATTTTAATATGACAAATATTATGTAGTGTCTGTTAACAGTAGGTCATAAATGCTGCCCAGTAATTATAATGCAATTTGCAAATACtgttaaaagtattaaaatattaaCTATGTGTCGAAAAAGTAACTGACAGATAACTCATAATAAAATACCAGTTATTTGTTATGAAGAATATAAATAAGATGTACGTGCGCTTTTGCATTCAGTTATCTGCAGTAACACTGGAAATGTGATTTTGTCTTAACCACCAATGTCCACAAGGTGGCAGTATTGTCTTTCTATAAACTGGGCCATTCAATGTTGCTGTCCTCTATTAACCATTTTTTAGTATCTATTACATCAGTGGTTCTGCATTACATGTAACACATAGGCCAATATTCTTCCAATTTTTAAGTGACTGCTAAACAGTGCATATTTAATCAAGACATAATACATTAACAATTCTGTTGTATCTTCTCACTTTCACAATTACTTCAAACATACCTGTACGTGTTACAGAATAAGACCATAGTAACATTGAGTGTCTTGTTTAGTGAAGCAACACAATGTATGTTAGGTGTTGAAACAGACCCCACAGTGAGTGTCTTTCCTTTCACCGGGCCCAGATTTCTGGTGCTTGCTTGTCTGTGTTGACATCTTAAATATTTAATGGTGAAATGATCATACGCTGAtgatgtttgttgtattttggcACATATTACTCCCAAATCATATATAAAAGCACAGGAGAGGGTTTTTTTTAGTTCAGTGTGTCTAAGCCTAACAGAAGAGTGTACCTGGACTGCAGCCGCTGTTTCCATAAAGGCGGCAACAGCGCGTATGGACAATAGCTTATTTTGGTTTACACTCTATCATTAAATTGGATTacattgttttgcttgttcttAAAGACTGGAacataaatctgttatttgacCAGGACTTGAGATTGGAGGAATTAATGGAACCAAAGCACTAGGAAACCGACAACAATTCTCAGCGATTCAGAAATTTCTCATTCACAGTCATTTGTGGGAGATTTAACTATATTGTATTTAGTTTTCAGGGTTtttttcatctcatttttattaataatgagCACATTATCATAAAACAAAATTCAGACATTAGCTAATGGAACTGTAGTCGTTCAAATTAAGAGCAAAATGGCACAGAAAGTATATACTCGTGGGACGTAAAGAAGGGTAATAACAGGGACATATAGATGTCCTTCCTGTGGGCCACATTCCTAACTATGTTCTCACCTGTTTACTCCCAACAGCAGGCATCCATCAAGGATCTGGCATGAGTCACTTGTGTCCAGGGGGTGGTGACACCTTACAATGAGTTTACCAAACAAGCTTTAGAGTTCAGCCATGTTTAAGTGTACACACTTCAAATGTGTGGCCAGGCACCACATAAATAAACCACAAGGAAAGGACAGAAAAGAACGGGTTAATTATAGAGGTGTGATATTATTTTGCCTGCATTGAACCAGTTAGGGGTGCTTAGTAAAGTGAGCATCGCTGTTGTTATTGCTCTGCACAAATGCCTAATCTTATTTAGTAAACTTTGGCATGGAGCTGAACGTTTGTGCTACACCCACGAATGATGCCTCAGTTTGTGTGGTTTGTTAAAAAAGGTGTTTTATGCATAATAACCATCATGTTTTATTGCTCTTAGGGAATGTAAAACAAGAGTTGAACTTTTTTACACATATTGTTCAAAGAGATTTTCAAATGTGCACTTGAGTTGACAgtatacttttttgtttgtgtaaattGTAGTGACTTTTCTGCATGAAAGATTTATCAGAATAAATTAACAGTATCATATAGAGCTTTGATGGAAGACttgaaaatataataatattataataatacacGTTCCCTCACCAGTCCCTTGTTTGTAATCACCGCACTTGCCATCAATCACGCTCATCACTAGGACTGCATATATACTCACtgtgtttctttgttctttgtcGGTTATTGAAAGTGTTATGTGTTCTTGTTACCCGTGGGACTTCCTCTATTTCTATTAAAGGTGTCTTTTTGGAATTTACAACCTTGTCTTCAGTCTGTGGCATCATTCCGTGACAGAATAACCGACCTTCCAAAATGGAATACAACATCTTCTCTTCGGAGGTCTTACTGttggacttacgtcaggatggCAGGCCTCTGGAGAGCTATGTGGAGGAGTTTGTCGGGGTGTGTTATCGGGTGAGTTGGAGCGACCCCATGCTTAACCGCTTGTTCCTGACCGGTCTGGATGACGATCTGCTCCTCCACATCATGCTCCCCGGCACAGAATGCTACTCGTTGGAGGACTTTATAAACCAAGTCCTCCAGGTAGATGGGTCTGAATTCTGCGTCGGGGAGGCTGATGGGGGTTCGGGTGATCGTTGCCCTGCACCGGTCAATAGCGCCCTCCCGAGCCGGCGACTTGACGCGGGTCTCCCGCACCTGAGCTTTCCCTGGATC
The Triplophysa rosa linkage group LG19, Trosa_1v2, whole genome shotgun sequence genome window above contains:
- the nhp2 gene encoding H/ACA ribonucleoprotein complex subunit 2-like protein translates to MTKVKKEKNCVEEDTAGTEKSYEELIANINPIATPLASRKLSKKLYKCVKKASKVKNIRRGVKEVQKFINKGETGIVVFAGDTLPIDVYCHLPILCEDRNLPYAYVPSKVDLGSSAGSKRPTCVIMIKPHDDYKQAYDECLEDVSSLPKPI
- the grpel2 gene encoding grpE protein homolog 2, mitochondrial, with protein sequence MAVRYLSVSRRYTIDCCRLTSSASTRSFLGFFSTAAEQRSAGDDCHGDDDHSHSMTRVRTLETRAKKLEQQVDDLTERYKRALADSDNVRRRTQKFVEDAKLFGIQSFCRDIVEVADLLEKSSVVEERDGAQQLSQYLAHIQGRLQEVFTKHGLEKMSPIGGQYDPYQHEIVCHRPAEGAEPGTVAVVKQDGYMLHGRTIRHALVGIAVKTQEQ